The following coding sequences are from one Phenylobacterium glaciei window:
- the uvrA gene encoding excinuclease ABC subunit UvrA has protein sequence MAEQLNFIRVRGAREHNLKNVNVDIPRGELVVITGLSGSGKSSLAFDTIYAEGQRRYVESLSAYARQFLELMSKPDVDLIEGLSPAISIEQKTTSRNPRSTVGTVTEIHDYMRLLWARVGVPYSPATGLPIESQTVSMMVDKLVALPEGERLYLLAPVIRGRKGEYRKEIAEWQRAGFQRLKIDGEFFPIEDAPVLDKKFKHDIDIVVDRLVTKAGLEGRYADSLETALKLADGIAVAEWADKAEGETEPRRLLFSEKFACPVSGFTISEIEPRLFSFNNPYGACPVCDGLGMKLAFDADTIVPDKDKSLHKGAIAPWSKGPSPLYTQTLQALSRHYGFSMDEPFWKLPEQAKKVVLYGSGTDKIKFIYDDNARKYEVNKTFEGVLPNLERRWRETDSSWVREELGRYQSETPCEACEGYRLKPESLAVKIAGQHVGQVSRLSIRHAEEWFTALETSLTAKQMEIARRILKEINDRLRFLVNVGLDYLNLSRASGTLSGGESQRIRLASQIGSGLTGVLYVLDEPSIGLHQRDNTRLLTSLKGLRDLGNSVLVVEHDEEAIMTADYVIDMGPAAGIHGGNIIAEGTAAQVMANPKSITGQYLSGVREIEVPQDRRPISKKKVLRVVGATGNNLKNVTGEIPAGTFTCITGVSGGGKSTFTIETLYKAAARRLHNASDAPAPHDRIEGLEMFDKVIDIDQSPIGRTPRSNPATYTGAFQPIRDWFAGLPESKARGYGPGRFSFNVKGGRCEACQGDGLIKIEMHFLPDVYVTCDVCHGKRYNRETLEVLFKGKSISDVLDMTVEEAADFFKAVPPVRDKMDTLKKVGLGYVQVGQSATTLSGGEAQRVKLSKELSRKATGKTLYILDEPTTGLHFEDVKKLLEVLHELADQGNTMVVIEHNLDVVKTADWIVDFGPEGGDGGGEIVAQGTPEQVAANSNSWTGRYLAEVLKRHEDRRKARVKKLVNA, from the coding sequence ATGGCCGAACAGCTGAACTTCATCCGCGTGCGCGGCGCGCGTGAGCACAATCTGAAGAACGTCAACGTGGATATCCCGCGCGGCGAGCTGGTGGTGATCACCGGGCTGTCGGGCTCGGGCAAGAGCTCGCTGGCCTTCGACACCATCTACGCCGAGGGCCAGCGGCGCTATGTCGAGAGCCTGTCGGCCTATGCGCGCCAGTTCCTGGAGCTGATGTCCAAGCCCGACGTGGACCTGATCGAGGGCCTGAGCCCCGCCATCTCCATCGAGCAGAAGACCACCAGCCGCAATCCGCGCTCCACCGTCGGCACGGTCACCGAGATCCACGACTATATGCGCCTGCTGTGGGCTCGCGTCGGCGTGCCCTATTCGCCAGCCACCGGCCTGCCCATCGAGAGCCAGACCGTCTCCATGATGGTCGACAAGCTGGTGGCCCTGCCTGAGGGCGAGCGCCTCTACCTGCTGGCCCCGGTGATCCGCGGCCGTAAGGGTGAGTACCGCAAGGAGATCGCCGAATGGCAGCGGGCCGGCTTCCAGCGGCTGAAGATCGACGGCGAGTTCTTCCCCATCGAGGACGCGCCCGTCCTGGACAAGAAGTTCAAGCACGACATCGACATCGTGGTGGACCGGCTGGTGACCAAGGCCGGCCTCGAGGGCCGCTACGCCGACAGCCTGGAGACTGCGCTCAAGCTCGCCGACGGCATCGCCGTGGCCGAGTGGGCCGACAAGGCCGAGGGCGAGACCGAGCCCCGCCGCCTGCTGTTCTCCGAGAAGTTCGCCTGCCCGGTCTCCGGCTTCACCATCAGCGAAATCGAGCCGCGGCTGTTCTCGTTCAACAACCCCTATGGCGCCTGCCCGGTCTGCGACGGTCTGGGGATGAAGCTGGCCTTCGACGCCGACACCATCGTGCCCGACAAGGACAAGTCCCTGCACAAGGGCGCCATCGCGCCCTGGTCCAAGGGCCCCTCGCCTCTCTACACCCAGACCCTGCAGGCCCTGTCGCGCCACTACGGCTTCTCGATGGACGAGCCGTTCTGGAAACTGCCCGAGCAGGCCAAGAAGGTCGTCCTCTACGGATCGGGGACCGACAAGATCAAGTTCATCTATGACGACAACGCCCGGAAGTACGAGGTCAACAAGACCTTCGAAGGCGTGCTGCCGAACCTGGAACGCCGCTGGCGGGAAACCGATAGCTCCTGGGTGCGCGAGGAGCTGGGCCGCTACCAGTCGGAAACCCCCTGCGAAGCCTGCGAGGGCTATCGCCTGAAGCCGGAAAGCCTGGCGGTGAAGATCGCCGGCCAGCATGTCGGCCAGGTCTCGCGCCTGTCGATCCGCCACGCCGAGGAATGGTTCACCGCGCTGGAGACCAGCCTCACCGCCAAACAGATGGAGATCGCCCGCCGCATCCTCAAGGAGATCAATGATCGCCTGCGGTTCCTGGTGAACGTCGGCCTGGACTACCTGAACCTCAGCCGCGCCTCGGGCACCCTGTCGGGTGGCGAAAGCCAGCGCATCCGCCTGGCCAGCCAGATCGGCTCGGGCCTCACCGGCGTGCTCTATGTGCTGGACGAACCGTCGATCGGCCTGCACCAGCGCGACAACACCCGCCTGCTCACCAGCCTCAAGGGCCTGCGCGACCTCGGCAACTCGGTGCTGGTGGTGGAGCATGACGAGGAGGCGATCATGACCGCTGACTACGTCATCGACATGGGCCCGGCCGCCGGCATCCATGGCGGCAACATCATCGCCGAGGGCACCGCCGCCCAGGTGATGGCCAACCCGAAAAGCATCACCGGCCAATACCTGTCGGGCGTCCGCGAGATCGAGGTGCCGCAGGATCGCCGCCCGATCTCCAAGAAGAAGGTGCTGCGGGTCGTCGGCGCCACCGGCAACAACCTGAAGAATGTGACGGGCGAGATCCCGGCTGGGACCTTCACCTGCATCACCGGGGTGTCGGGGGGCGGCAAGTCCACCTTCACCATCGAGACCCTGTACAAGGCCGCGGCGCGCAGGTTGCACAACGCCTCGGACGCGCCGGCGCCCCACGACCGGATCGAGGGGCTGGAGATGTTCGACAAGGTCATCGACATCGACCAGTCGCCCATCGGCCGCACGCCGCGCTCCAACCCGGCCACCTATACCGGCGCCTTCCAGCCGATCCGCGACTGGTTCGCCGGCCTGCCAGAGTCCAAGGCCCGCGGCTATGGGCCGGGCCGGTTCAGCTTCAACGTCAAGGGCGGCCGCTGCGAGGCCTGCCAGGGCGACGGGCTGATCAAGATCGAGATGCACTTCCTGCCCGACGTCTACGTCACCTGCGATGTCTGCCACGGCAAGCGCTACAACCGCGAGACCCTCGAGGTGCTGTTCAAGGGCAAGTCGATCTCCGACGTCCTGGACATGACCGTCGAGGAGGCCGCCGACTTCTTCAAGGCGGTGCCGCCGGTGCGCGACAAGATGGATACGCTGAAGAAGGTGGGCCTGGGCTACGTCCAGGTCGGCCAGTCGGCGACGACGCTCTCGGGCGGCGAGGCCCAGCGGGTGAAGCTGTCCAAGGAGCTGTCGCGCAAGGCCACCGGCAAGACCCTCTACATCCTCGATGAGCCCACCACGGGCCTGCACTTCGAGGACGTGAAGAAGCTGTTGGAGGTGCTCCACGAGCTGGCCGACCAGGGCAACACCATGGTGGTCATCGAGCACAATCTCGACGTCGTGAAGACCGCCGACTGGATCGTCGACTTCGGTCCCGAGGGCGGCGACGGCGGCGGCGAGATCGTGGCCCAGGGCACCCCGGAACAGGTGGCCGCCAATTCCAACAGCTGGACCGGCCGCTACCTCGCCGAGGTCCTCAAGCGCCACGAGGACCGCCGCAAGGCCCGGGTGAAGAAGCTGGTCAACGCCTAG
- a CDS encoding 2OG-Fe(II) oxygenase: protein MTTDMSDLDRYGCALLPALLTPAACRDLAGLYGDEAGFRSRVVMGRHGFGQGEYRYFSYPLPGAVQALREALYPQLVEVANRWNETLGIAVRYPLQHQEYLARCHAAGQVRPTPLLLQYGPGDYNCLHQDLYGEHVFPLQVAVLLSDPGTDFTGGEFVLTEQRPRMQSRAEVVPLRQGDAVVFAVHHRPVQGTRGAYRVSMRHGVSRLRSGQRHTLGIIFHDAA, encoded by the coding sequence ATGACCACCGACATGTCCGACCTCGACCGCTATGGCTGCGCCCTCCTGCCGGCCCTCCTGACGCCGGCCGCCTGCCGCGATCTGGCCGGCCTCTATGGTGATGAGGCGGGCTTCCGCAGCCGGGTGGTGATGGGGCGCCACGGCTTTGGCCAGGGCGAGTACCGCTACTTCAGCTACCCCCTGCCGGGCGCCGTCCAGGCCCTGCGCGAGGCCCTCTATCCGCAGCTGGTAGAGGTGGCCAACCGCTGGAACGAGACCCTGGGGATCGCGGTCCGCTACCCCTTGCAGCACCAGGAATACCTGGCCCGCTGCCACGCCGCCGGCCAGGTCCGCCCGACCCCGCTGCTGCTCCAGTACGGTCCCGGCGACTACAACTGCCTGCACCAGGACCTCTACGGCGAGCACGTCTTCCCCCTGCAGGTCGCCGTCCTGCTGTCCGACCCCGGGACCGACTTTACCGGCGGTGAATTTGTCCTGACAGAACAACGGCCTCGCATGCAGTCTCGCGCCGAGGTCGTGCCGCTCCGGCAGGGCGACGCCGTGGTCTTCGCCGTCCACCACCGTCCCGTCCAGGGGACCCGCGGTGCCTACCGGGTGAGCATGCGCCACGGCGTCAGCCGCCTGCGCAGCGGCCAGCGCCATACCCTGGGGATCATCTTCCACGACGCGGCTTGA
- a CDS encoding urate hydroxylase PuuD has product MAGLLANLRNTILVSFVLALIIIAGYFSHYGSADAIFFQAVFRFIHVLCGIMWIGLLYYFNFVQIPQMAKIPAELKPAVSKFIAPEALFWFRWAALLTWVAGVILALNRGYLVQAFTLGATEGFADVGHIFIGMGMWLATVMFFNVWVFIWPNQKIALGIVEADADAKAKAGRTAMLFSRTNTLLSIPMLVTMTMSQTIFG; this is encoded by the coding sequence ATGGCTGGACTACTCGCAAATCTTCGCAACACCATCCTCGTGAGCTTCGTGCTCGCGCTGATCATCATCGCCGGCTACTTCAGCCATTACGGCTCGGCCGACGCCATCTTCTTCCAGGCGGTGTTCCGCTTCATCCACGTCCTCTGCGGCATCATGTGGATCGGCCTGCTGTACTACTTCAACTTCGTCCAGATCCCGCAGATGGCCAAGATCCCGGCCGAGCTGAAGCCGGCGGTCTCCAAGTTCATCGCCCCGGAGGCGCTGTTCTGGTTCCGTTGGGCCGCGCTGCTGACCTGGGTCGCCGGTGTGATCCTCGCCCTCAACCGCGGCTACCTTGTCCAGGCCTTCACGCTCGGCGCGACCGAGGGTTTCGCCGACGTCGGCCACATCTTCATCGGCATGGGCATGTGGCTCGCCACCGTGATGTTCTTCAACGTCTGGGTGTTCATCTGGCCGAACCAGAAGATCGCGCTGGGCATCGTGGAAGCCGACGCCGACGCCAAGGCCAAGGCGGGCCGCACGGCGATGCTGTTCTCACGGACCAACACGCTGCTGTCGATCCCGATGCTGGTCACCATGACCATGAGCCAGACCATCTTCGGCTAA
- a CDS encoding dipeptidase has product MHRLTLPLAILLASSALPALAATPDQEAHKAAIVLDTHFDTPANFHRPGWDIMDRHSFKADGSQVDYPRMVDGGVDGGFFAIFTPQGPRTPEGDAKSRDAALLRAVEIHEMVAKHGAQFVLATRAEEAAPIVAAGKKVVFMSMENSQPVEADLTLMQTFYTLGVRMMGPIHFLNNDLGDSSTDPKGLEWHGLSPKGKAFVAEANRLGIVLDASHASDDVLDQMLELSTTPIILSHSGLDAVFDNPRNIDDARLKALAAKGGVIQINAFSNYMVPTPKIPEREAAMADLMKSVGATGRDMTAEQRKAFLDGRKAIDAKWPVPRANLDDYMKHMLHAIEVAGIDHVGVSGDFDGGGGIAGLEDVTDYPRITERLMAAGYSTEDVAKVWGGNALRVLKAAADGRTAK; this is encoded by the coding sequence TTGCACCGTTTGACCCTACCGCTTGCGATCCTGCTCGCGTCCAGCGCCCTGCCCGCCCTCGCCGCCACCCCGGACCAGGAGGCCCACAAGGCGGCCATCGTGCTGGACACCCACTTCGACACCCCGGCCAACTTCCACCGCCCCGGCTGGGACATCATGGACCGCCACTCGTTCAAGGCCGACGGCAGCCAGGTGGACTATCCGCGCATGGTGGACGGCGGGGTCGACGGCGGCTTCTTCGCCATCTTCACCCCCCAGGGTCCGCGCACCCCGGAGGGCGACGCCAAGTCCCGCGACGCGGCCCTGCTGCGGGCCGTGGAGATCCACGAGATGGTGGCCAAGCACGGCGCCCAGTTCGTGCTCGCCACCCGGGCCGAGGAGGCCGCGCCGATCGTGGCGGCCGGCAAGAAGGTGGTCTTCATGAGCATGGAGAACAGCCAGCCGGTGGAGGCTGACCTCACCCTGATGCAGACCTTCTACACCCTTGGTGTGCGGATGATGGGGCCCATCCACTTCCTCAACAACGACCTGGGGGACTCCTCCACCGACCCCAAGGGCCTGGAGTGGCACGGCCTCAGTCCCAAGGGGAAAGCCTTCGTCGCCGAGGCCAATCGGCTTGGCATCGTGCTGGACGCCAGCCATGCGTCGGACGACGTGCTGGACCAGATGCTGGAGCTCTCGACGACCCCGATCATCCTGTCGCACTCAGGCCTGGACGCCGTCTTCGACAACCCCCGCAACATCGATGATGCGCGGCTCAAGGCCCTGGCCGCCAAGGGCGGGGTGATCCAGATCAACGCCTTCTCCAACTACATGGTCCCGACGCCCAAGATCCCCGAGCGCGAGGCCGCCATGGCCGACCTGATGAAGTCGGTGGGCGCCACCGGCCGCGACATGACGGCCGAGCAGCGCAAGGCCTTCCTGGACGGCCGCAAGGCCATCGACGCCAAGTGGCCGGTGCCCCGCGCCAACCTCGACGACTACATGAAGCACATGCTGCACGCCATCGAGGTGGCCGGGATCGACCACGTCGGCGTCTCCGGCGACTTCGACGGCGGCGGCGGCATCGCGGGCCTGGAGGACGTCACCGACTACCCCAGGATCACCGAGCGCCTGATGGCCGCCGGCTACTCCACGGAAGACGTCGCCAAGGTCTGGGGCGGCAACGCCCTGCGTGTCCTCAAGGCCGCCGCCGACGGCCGGACGGCCAAATAG
- a CDS encoding enoyl-CoA hydratase/isomerase family protein: MTYEHLDLRVDGDVIWATMNRPERLNALNRKLVEELRDFFVGLYWRRDVRVVVLCGAGGAFCAGLDLKERSGSNTDGKRSVGAGLTGQRQISEIVIAMRRCPQPIIACVDGAASGGGFALALASDVRIATPRTRMNAAFIRIGLSACDIGVSYFLPRMVGSSVAAEYMLTGRFIDAERAYQLGLVSRVVAPEALEAEGAAFAKDMLNATPLGLRLTKEALNHAIDANGLEAVIAMEDRNQILCAQDDDFGEGVRAFLEKR, from the coding sequence ATGACCTACGAACACCTGGACCTCCGCGTCGACGGCGACGTCATCTGGGCCACCATGAACCGGCCCGAGCGTCTGAACGCCCTGAACCGCAAGCTGGTGGAGGAACTGCGGGACTTCTTCGTCGGCCTCTATTGGCGGCGCGATGTCCGCGTCGTGGTGCTCTGCGGCGCCGGCGGGGCCTTCTGCGCCGGCCTCGACCTGAAGGAGCGGTCGGGCTCCAATACGGACGGCAAGCGCTCGGTGGGGGCCGGCCTCACCGGCCAGCGGCAGATCAGCGAGATCGTCATCGCCATGCGCCGCTGCCCGCAGCCGATCATCGCCTGCGTCGACGGCGCGGCCAGCGGCGGCGGCTTCGCCCTGGCCCTGGCCTCCGATGTTCGGATCGCCACCCCGCGCACCCGAATGAACGCCGCCTTCATCCGCATCGGCCTGTCGGCCTGCGATATCGGGGTCAGCTACTTCCTGCCGCGCATGGTGGGCAGTTCGGTGGCCGCCGAATACATGCTGACCGGCCGCTTCATCGACGCCGAGCGGGCCTATCAACTCGGCCTGGTCAGCCGCGTTGTCGCCCCCGAAGCCCTGGAGGCGGAAGGCGCCGCCTTCGCCAAGGACATGCTCAACGCCACGCCGCTCGGCCTGCGCCTCACCAAGGAGGCCCTGAATCACGCCATCGACGCCAACGGCCTGGAGGCGGTGATCGCCATGGAGGACCGCAACCAGATCCTCTGCGCCCAGGATGACGATTTCGGCGAAGGCGTCCGCGCCTTCCTGGAAAAGCGGTAG
- a CDS encoding glutathione S-transferase family protein, with protein MKLYGAPNPAPNPRRVRIFLAEKGIDLPETPVNMMKREHKSPEFRAKNSMGQLPTLELDDGTTISETVAICRYLDEINPEPPLFGTTAVEKALVDQWIRRIEFTVMTPVGMYWRHFHPRTAALLTQFKDFGESNAETYKGAQKYLDRELEGHQFVVGDTYTMADICLLSTVDFAGWIGLPMEAGFANLKAWHDRVTARPSSAA; from the coding sequence ATGAAGCTATACGGCGCGCCGAACCCGGCCCCCAATCCCCGCCGCGTGCGCATCTTCCTGGCCGAGAAGGGCATCGACCTGCCCGAGACGCCGGTCAACATGATGAAGCGCGAACACAAGAGCCCTGAATTCCGCGCCAAGAACTCCATGGGGCAACTTCCCACGCTGGAGCTGGACGACGGCACGACCATCTCCGAAACCGTCGCCATCTGTCGCTATCTGGACGAGATCAATCCCGAGCCGCCGCTGTTCGGGACGACGGCGGTGGAGAAGGCCCTGGTGGACCAGTGGATCCGTCGGATCGAGTTCACCGTGATGACGCCGGTGGGCATGTACTGGCGCCACTTCCACCCGCGCACAGCGGCTCTGCTGACCCAGTTCAAGGACTTCGGCGAGAGCAACGCCGAGACCTACAAGGGCGCGCAGAAGTACCTGGATCGTGAGCTCGAGGGTCACCAGTTCGTGGTGGGCGACACCTACACGATGGCCGACATCTGCCTGCTCTCCACCGTCGACTTCGCCGGCTGGATCGGCCTGCCGATGGAGGCGGGGTTCGCGAACCTGAAGGCCTGGCACGACCGGGTCACCGCCCGGCCCAGCAGCGCCGCCTAA
- a CDS encoding squalene/phytoene synthase family protein, giving the protein MSEDDAHDPNDLDALVGRVDPDRWLSSRFISDAQARADVIALYAFDHELARAPRVASNPLMGEIRLTWWNEVLDEVFEGRTVRKHPTALALAAAIGRHGLQRPRLEAMIDARYRELSAEPMKLGEALEWADGTAGNAAILAAKMLDPDADEGRALAGGRAWAIGRLIGTAGLAGPDVGPILERALKDAAGLSVPAFPAIAHATLARTRANGRKPSELETCLRLFLAVARGKV; this is encoded by the coding sequence ATGTCCGAAGATGACGCCCACGATCCGAACGACCTCGACGCCCTGGTGGGCCGCGTCGATCCCGACCGCTGGCTGTCCAGCCGGTTCATTTCAGACGCCCAGGCCCGCGCCGACGTCATCGCCCTCTATGCCTTCGACCATGAGTTGGCCCGCGCGCCCCGCGTCGCCTCCAACCCGCTGATGGGCGAGATCCGCCTGACCTGGTGGAACGAGGTGCTGGACGAGGTGTTCGAGGGGCGCACGGTGCGCAAGCATCCCACGGCGCTCGCGCTCGCCGCCGCCATCGGCCGCCACGGCCTGCAGCGGCCCCGCCTGGAGGCGATGATCGACGCCCGCTATCGCGAGCTAAGCGCCGAGCCCATGAAGCTGGGGGAGGCCCTGGAATGGGCCGACGGCACGGCGGGAAACGCCGCGATCCTGGCGGCGAAGATGCTGGATCCCGATGCCGATGAGGGTAGGGCCCTGGCCGGTGGCCGCGCCTGGGCCATTGGGCGGCTGATCGGCACGGCGGGTCTCGCGGGGCCTGATGTGGGGCCGATCCTGGAGCGGGCGCTCAAGGACGCCGCCGGCCTGTCGGTCCCGGCCTTCCCGGCTATCGCCCACGCGACGCTCGCGCGCACCCGCGCCAACGGCCGCAAGCCCTCGGAACTGGAGACCTGCCTGCGCCTGTTCCTGGCCGTGGCGCGCGGCAAGGTCTGA
- a CDS encoding aldo/keto reductase, which produces MQTVRLGRTNAIVSAAGLGCGGHSRLGMAGGASAQEASRVVSAAIDLGITFIDTARLYGTEEAVGLGVKGRRGEVFISTKASPTGGGPGRDGELITPDALTESLEGSLKRLGTDHVDLFNLHGVTLPHYEACVETLLPELKRQQALGKIRHIGVTEAFGADTRHAMLARAMPEALFDVAMVGFNLLNPSARRTVFPQALAHDIGTLIMFAVRRALSNPEALRDTVAKLLASGEVVAGSVDPADPLKFLRDHLEIGSEVEAAYRFCRHEPGAHVILTGTGSIDHLKANIAAIHAPPLPPEISAKLEAIFGAVESVSGN; this is translated from the coding sequence ATGCAGACCGTCCGGCTGGGCCGAACCAACGCCATCGTCAGCGCCGCGGGGCTGGGTTGTGGCGGCCATTCCCGACTGGGCATGGCCGGCGGCGCGAGCGCACAGGAGGCGTCGCGCGTGGTCAGCGCCGCCATCGACCTCGGGATCACCTTCATCGACACCGCCCGGCTGTACGGCACCGAGGAGGCCGTGGGCCTTGGCGTGAAGGGGCGCCGAGGCGAGGTCTTCATCTCCACCAAGGCCAGCCCCACCGGCGGCGGTCCTGGTCGCGACGGGGAGCTGATCACGCCAGACGCCCTCACCGAGAGCCTGGAGGGCAGCCTTAAGCGGCTGGGGACCGACCATGTCGATCTGTTCAATCTGCATGGGGTGACGCTGCCTCACTACGAGGCCTGCGTGGAGACCCTGCTGCCGGAGCTGAAGCGCCAGCAGGCCTTGGGCAAGATCAGGCACATCGGCGTCACCGAGGCGTTTGGCGCCGACACTCGCCACGCCATGCTGGCCCGCGCCATGCCCGAGGCCTTGTTCGACGTGGCCATGGTGGGCTTCAACCTGCTGAACCCCTCCGCGCGGCGCACGGTGTTCCCACAGGCCTTGGCCCACGATATCGGCACGCTGATCATGTTCGCGGTGCGCCGGGCGCTGAGCAACCCTGAGGCCCTGCGCGACACCGTCGCCAAACTGCTGGCCAGCGGCGAGGTGGTGGCGGGCAGCGTCGATCCCGCCGATCCGTTGAAGTTCCTGCGCGATCATCTGGAGATCGGCTCGGAGGTCGAGGCCGCCTACCGCTTCTGCCGCCATGAGCCGGGGGCCCATGTCATCCTCACCGGCACCGGCAGCATCGACCATCTGAAGGCCAATATCGCCGCCATCCATGCGCCACCTTTGCCCCCTGAGATTTCAGCCAAGCTGGAGGCGATTTTTGGCGCTGTGGAGAGCGTGTCGGGCAACTAG
- a CDS encoding SDR family NAD(P)-dependent oxidoreductase, whose amino-acid sequence MDLGLKDKTIFVAGASRGIGLGIVEACLAEGAKVAITARGAEALEETRARLAAQYGADKLWAMSGDMRDTATIEKALAGAEAALGPIFGAVANVGLHPCPPGTEVDDDTWDAGFSQNLGSAWRLARGAYRMMAPRGEGAILFISSIAGLGALGTPLTYGTAKAAMNHLAKELAKITGPSGVRVNAIAPGNIVFPGGDWEQRSQGPRAAAWTRWLEREVPMKRFGRPEEIGSAAAFLLSPQASFVHGAVLPVDGGQTR is encoded by the coding sequence ATGGACCTGGGCCTCAAGGACAAGACCATCTTCGTGGCCGGCGCCAGCCGCGGCATCGGGCTGGGGATCGTGGAGGCCTGCCTGGCGGAGGGCGCCAAGGTGGCGATCACCGCCCGCGGCGCCGAGGCCCTGGAGGAGACCCGCGCCCGGCTCGCCGCCCAGTATGGCGCGGACAAGCTCTGGGCGATGTCCGGCGACATGCGCGACACCGCCACCATCGAGAAGGCCCTGGCCGGGGCGGAGGCGGCGCTTGGCCCCATCTTTGGCGCCGTGGCCAATGTCGGCCTCCACCCCTGCCCGCCCGGCACGGAGGTGGATGACGACACCTGGGACGCGGGCTTCTCGCAGAACCTGGGCTCGGCCTGGCGGCTGGCGCGGGGCGCCTACCGGATGATGGCCCCACGCGGCGAGGGCGCGATCCTGTTCATCAGCTCCATCGCCGGCCTCGGCGCGCTGGGGACGCCGCTGACCTACGGCACGGCCAAGGCGGCGATGAACCACCTGGCCAAGGAGCTGGCCAAGATCACCGGCCCCAGCGGCGTGCGGGTCAACGCCATCGCGCCGGGCAACATCGTCTTCCCCGGCGGCGACTGGGAGCAGCGTTCCCAGGGTCCCCGCGCGGCGGCCTGGACCCGCTGGCTGGAGCGCGAGGTGCCGATGAAGCGGTTCGGCAGGCCGGAGGAAATCGGCTCGGCCGCCGCCTTCCTGCTGAGCCCGCAGGCCAGCTTCGTGCACGGCGCGGTGCTGCCGGTGGACGGCGGACAGACCCGATGA
- the trmFO gene encoding methylenetetrahydrofolate--tRNA-(uracil(54)-C(5))-methyltransferase (FADH(2)-oxidizing) TrmFO, with protein MSIKIDPVHVIGGGLAGSEAAWQIAQAGVPVILHEMRPVRGTDAHHTDGLAELVCSNSFRADDWTGNAVGLLHAEMRRLDSIIMSCGDAHQVPAGGALAVDRDGFSQAVTARLEAHPNVTIAREEVAGLPPTVWDSVIVATGPLTSPALSAAILTLTGEGELSFFDAIAPIVNFESIDMGVAWRQSRYDKEGPGGDAAAYINCPLDKDQYEAFIDALLEGPKSEFKDWENVPYFDGCLPIEVMAERGRETLRHGPMKPVGLTNEHNPQEKAYAIVQLRQDNALGTLWNMVGFQTKLKHGAQSDIFRTIPGLEKAVFARLGGLHRNTFLNSPKLLDAQLRLKLQPRLRFAGQVTGVEGYVESAAMGLLAGRLAAAERLGAPIEAPPATTALGALVGHITGGHLEGGKGSFQPMNINYGLLPPVEGIAKRDEAGRRLGAKEKSRGKKLAVGERALADLETWVTGGTRIAAE; from the coding sequence ATGAGCATCAAGATTGACCCAGTCCATGTGATCGGCGGCGGCCTCGCCGGTTCGGAAGCCGCCTGGCAGATCGCCCAGGCCGGCGTGCCGGTGATCCTGCACGAGATGCGCCCCGTGCGCGGCACCGACGCCCACCACACCGACGGCCTGGCTGAGCTGGTCTGTTCGAACTCCTTCCGGGCCGACGACTGGACCGGCAACGCCGTGGGCCTGCTGCACGCCGAGATGCGGCGGCTGGACTCCATCATCATGTCCTGCGGCGACGCCCACCAGGTGCCGGCCGGGGGCGCCCTGGCCGTGGACCGCGACGGCTTCTCCCAGGCGGTCACCGCCCGGCTGGAGGCCCACCCCAACGTCACCATCGCGCGTGAGGAAGTGGCCGGCCTGCCGCCCACCGTCTGGGACAGCGTGATCGTGGCCACCGGCCCCCTCACCTCGCCGGCCCTGTCGGCGGCGATCCTGACGCTCACCGGCGAAGGCGAGCTGTCGTTCTTCGACGCCATCGCCCCCATCGTGAACTTCGAGTCCATCGACATGGGCGTGGCCTGGCGTCAGTCGCGCTACGACAAGGAAGGCCCCGGCGGCGACGCGGCGGCCTATATCAACTGCCCGCTCGACAAGGATCAGTACGAGGCCTTCATCGACGCCCTGCTGGAAGGACCGAAGAGCGAATTCAAGGACTGGGAGAACGTCCCCTATTTCGACGGCTGCCTGCCCATCGAGGTGATGGCCGAGCGCGGCCGCGAGACCCTGCGCCACGGCCCCATGAAGCCCGTCGGCCTGACCAACGAACACAATCCGCAGGAGAAGGCCTACGCCATCGTCCAGTTGCGCCAGGACAATGCGCTGGGCACGCTGTGGAACATGGTGGGGTTCCAGACCAAGCTGAAGCACGGCGCCCAGAGCGACATCTTCCGCACGATCCCGGGCCTGGAGAAGGCGGTGTTCGCGCGCCTCGGCGGCCTGCACCGCAACACCTTCCTCAACAGTCCCAAGCTGCTGGATGCGCAACTGCGCCTGAAGCTGCAGCCGCGCCTGCGGTTCGCCGGCCAGGTCACCGGGGTCGAAGGCTACGTCGAGAGCGCGGCCATGGGCCTGCTGGCCGGCCGCCTGGCCGCCGCCGAACGTCTGGGGGCGCCCATTGAGGCGCCGCCGGCCACTACGGCCCTGGGCGCCCTGGTGGGTCACATCACCGGCGGCCACCTGGAGGGCGGCAAGGGCAGCTTCCAGCCGATGAACATCAACTACGGCCTGCTGCCGCCGGTCGAAGGCATCGCCAAGCGCGATGAGGCCGGCCGCCGGCTGGGCGCCAAGGAGAAGAGCCGCGGCAAAAAACTGGCGGTGGGCGAGCGCGCCCTGGCCGACCTGGAGACCTGGGTCACCGGCGGAACCAGGATCGCCGCAGAATAG